The following proteins are encoded in a genomic region of Stutzerimonas stutzeri:
- a CDS encoding NAD(P)/FAD-dependent oxidoreductase: MNSHPSSAHSVPVDCLIVGGGPAGLTAALYLGRFHRSCLVVDAGCSRASWIPRSRNYPGFPPGINGNDLLARLRDQASGYGARLEQGRVEQIEPHAEGFSVRYGERTCIARRIILATGIEDTLPDMPDVEQAISEGKVRLCAICDGYEVDGDNVAVYGEAENAIGHAVFLRTFSDRVTVVVHGEPDACDQAIALAEHYGIQLIGDRVESLHPCETGIELLTCSGDRHHFDIIYPNLGARFRSDLAVQLGVPCDECGGVPVDDHLQTSVRGVYAIGDVTLGLKQISVAIGQAAQAATAVHNSLEAKPWGGSARNR, encoded by the coding sequence ATGAATTCTCACCCGTCATCTGCGCATTCCGTTCCGGTCGACTGCCTGATCGTCGGCGGCGGCCCCGCCGGCCTGACCGCTGCGCTTTATCTTGGCCGCTTCCATCGCAGCTGCCTGGTAGTCGACGCCGGTTGCAGCCGCGCCTCATGGATACCGCGCTCGCGTAACTATCCGGGGTTTCCACCCGGCATCAACGGCAACGACCTGCTGGCCCGGTTGCGCGACCAGGCCAGCGGCTATGGCGCCCGGCTCGAGCAAGGTCGGGTGGAGCAGATCGAGCCACATGCCGAGGGGTTCAGCGTGCGCTATGGCGAGCGAACCTGCATCGCCCGCCGCATCATCCTCGCCACCGGCATCGAGGACACCTTGCCGGACATGCCGGATGTCGAGCAGGCGATCAGCGAGGGCAAGGTACGCTTGTGTGCGATCTGCGACGGCTACGAGGTCGATGGCGATAACGTCGCGGTGTATGGCGAAGCGGAAAACGCCATCGGCCATGCGGTGTTCCTGCGTACCTTCAGCGATCGCGTGACGGTGGTGGTGCACGGCGAGCCGGATGCCTGTGACCAGGCCATCGCGCTGGCCGAGCACTACGGCATCCAGCTCATCGGTGACCGTGTCGAATCGTTGCACCCTTGCGAGACCGGCATCGAGCTGCTGACCTGCAGCGGCGATCGGCACCACTTCGACATCATCTACCCCAACCTCGGCGCACGCTTTCGCTCCGATCTCGCGGTTCAGCTCGGTGTGCCCTGCGACGAGTGTGGCGGCGTGCCGGTAGACGATCACTTGCAGACCTCGGTACGCGGCGTCTATGCGATCGGTGACGTGACCCTTGGCCTGAAGCAGATCAGCGTCGCCATCGGCCAGGCCGCCCAGGCCGCCACCGCGGTGCACAACAGCCTGGAAGCCAAGCCTTGGGGCGGCTCGGCGCGCAATCGCTGA
- a CDS encoding TRAP transporter substrate-binding protein, with product MFKSCVAVLVAALCGLTAPANAAEGEPFVIKFAHVVADDTPKGKGALLFQKLVHERLAGKVKVEVYPNSTLVGDADEMQALLDGRVQMLAPSLSKFGKYTRKLQVFDLPFLFDDQDAVQRFQKREMSRELLRSMADSGIYGLDYWNNGLKQLSATQALRTPDDAAGLAFRIQPSAVLEAQFEAVGAKPVVLPFAEVYSALKKGEVQGAENPWSNIASQNMHTVQPFITESNHGVLNYMLVTSSKFWMSMPFAVRSELEGIVLEVTQAVNKEAAALNQRDRDRILASGSSKLITLTPEQRQAWREKMMPVWQRYEADIGADVIRAALTVNRKH from the coding sequence ATGTTCAAGTCTTGTGTTGCCGTGCTGGTCGCGGCGCTGTGTGGGTTGACTGCTCCGGCTAACGCAGCCGAAGGCGAGCCCTTCGTCATCAAGTTCGCGCACGTGGTGGCGGACGACACACCCAAGGGCAAGGGCGCCCTGCTGTTCCAGAAACTGGTCCATGAACGCCTGGCCGGCAAGGTCAAGGTCGAGGTCTATCCGAACTCGACACTGGTCGGCGATGCCGATGAAATGCAGGCGCTGCTCGATGGTCGGGTGCAGATGCTGGCGCCTTCGTTGTCCAAGTTCGGCAAGTACACCCGCAAGCTGCAAGTCTTCGATCTGCCATTCCTGTTCGACGACCAGGACGCCGTGCAGCGCTTCCAGAAACGCGAGATGAGCCGCGAGCTGCTGCGCTCCATGGCCGACTCCGGCATCTATGGCCTGGACTACTGGAACAATGGCCTGAAGCAGCTCTCGGCTACCCAGGCGCTGCGGACGCCGGACGACGCCGCCGGGTTGGCCTTCCGCATCCAGCCCTCGGCGGTGCTCGAAGCGCAGTTCGAGGCGGTGGGGGCCAAGCCGGTGGTGCTGCCGTTCGCCGAGGTCTATAGCGCACTGAAGAAAGGCGAGGTGCAGGGCGCCGAGAACCCCTGGTCGAACATTGCCAGCCAAAACATGCATACGGTTCAGCCGTTCATCACCGAAAGCAATCACGGCGTGCTCAACTACATGCTGGTGACCAGCTCGAAGTTCTGGATGAGCATGCCCTTCGCGGTGCGCTCGGAACTCGAAGGCATCGTGCTCGAGGTGACCCAGGCGGTGAACAAGGAAGCCGCGGCGCTCAACCAGCGCGACCGCGATCGCATCCTCGCCAGCGGCAGCAGCAAGCTGATTACCCTGACGCCGGAACAGCGCCAGGCCTGGCGCGAAAAGATGATGCCGGTCTGGCAACGCTACGAAGCCGATATCGGCGCAGACGTGATTCGCGCGGCGTTGACGGTCAACCGCAAGCACTGA
- a CDS encoding DUF294 nucleotidyltransferase-like domain-containing protein, with the protein MQVELLEIRDHLSRFAPFDGLPDDTLDEIARQVEVGYFKAGSEILRYGEPIQELHYIRSGAVEIYRRNGELYNRLSEGEVFGQFGLLRGHKVRLPARAIEDSLIYFIPGQLFEQLCEANDAFADFVEAEGQSRLKVDEPQGKASELMKIKVRKLVTRRTVSVPLGTSVQAAAQVMTEHGVSSLVILGPPPAGAETSGLQVMTGITTDRDLRTRVLAEGLPLDTPVDQVMSPNPITIQADDSVFEAMLSMLRNNIHHLPVMYRQRPVGVINLSDIIKYESQSSLYLVNSIFNKQSVTELQALVPDLRATFLRMVNEEATAHMIGSAMSGIGRSLTHRLLELAEQRLGPPPVPYCYMVLGSMARDEQLIVTDQDNALVIDNRFDPRIHDEYFLQLATFVSDGLAACGYSYCKGGIMASNPRWRQPLRVWRSYFTQWIEQPNPETLLNSSIFFDLSSAYGEASLVESLKDLIAHKASNSPLFLASMARNALNRTPPLGFFRTFVMEKDGQQNNIINLKGRGTAPLTDLIRVHALACGSKAQNSLDRLDAIAATKLLTEDAITQLRNALEFLSIVRIRHQAMDLLEGREPDNYIEPEKVSASERHNLKSAFQVLSNAQQFLRFRYPGQLQSRPL; encoded by the coding sequence ATGCAGGTCGAGCTGCTCGAAATACGCGACCATTTGAGTCGCTTCGCACCCTTCGACGGGCTGCCGGACGACACCCTCGACGAAATCGCCCGACAGGTCGAGGTCGGCTATTTCAAAGCCGGCAGCGAGATACTTCGCTATGGCGAGCCGATCCAGGAGCTGCATTACATCCGCAGCGGCGCGGTGGAAATCTACCGGCGCAACGGCGAACTCTATAACCGCTTGTCCGAAGGCGAAGTGTTCGGCCAGTTCGGCCTGTTGCGCGGTCACAAGGTGCGCCTGCCGGCGCGAGCGATCGAAGACAGCCTGATCTACTTCATCCCCGGCCAGTTGTTCGAGCAGCTGTGCGAGGCCAACGACGCCTTCGCCGATTTCGTCGAAGCGGAAGGCCAGTCGCGCCTGAAGGTAGACGAACCCCAGGGCAAGGCTAGCGAGCTGATGAAGATCAAGGTGCGCAAGCTGGTCACCCGGCGCACCGTCAGCGTCCCGCTGGGCACCAGCGTGCAAGCGGCCGCGCAGGTGATGACCGAGCACGGCGTCTCGTCGCTGGTGATTCTCGGCCCGCCGCCGGCAGGTGCCGAAACGTCGGGCCTCCAGGTCATGACCGGCATCACCACCGACCGCGACCTGCGCACGCGCGTATTGGCCGAAGGCCTGCCGCTGGACACCCCCGTCGATCAGGTGATGTCGCCCAACCCGATCACGATCCAGGCCGACGACTCGGTGTTCGAGGCGATGCTCAGCATGCTGCGCAACAACATCCACCACCTGCCGGTGATGTATCGCCAGCGCCCGGTCGGGGTGATCAACCTGTCGGACATCATCAAGTACGAGTCGCAGAGCAGCCTGTACCTGGTCAACAGCATCTTCAACAAGCAGTCGGTCACCGAACTGCAGGCCCTGGTGCCCGACCTGCGCGCCACCTTTCTGCGCATGGTCAACGAAGAGGCCACGGCGCACATGATCGGCAGCGCCATGTCAGGCATCGGCCGCAGCCTGACCCATCGCCTGTTGGAGCTGGCCGAGCAGCGGCTGGGACCGCCGCCGGTGCCCTACTGCTACATGGTCCTGGGCTCGATGGCACGTGACGAGCAGCTGATCGTCACCGACCAGGACAACGCGCTGGTGATCGACAACCGCTTCGACCCGCGCATCCACGATGAATACTTCCTGCAACTGGCGACCTTCGTCAGCGACGGCCTGGCGGCCTGCGGCTACAGCTACTGCAAAGGCGGCATCATGGCCAGCAACCCTCGGTGGCGCCAGCCGTTGCGGGTCTGGCGGAGTTATTTCACCCAATGGATCGAGCAGCCGAACCCGGAAACCCTGCTCAACAGCTCCATTTTCTTCGACCTCAGCAGCGCCTACGGAGAGGCCAGCCTGGTGGAAAGCCTCAAGGACCTGATCGCCCACAAGGCCAGCAACAGCCCGCTGTTTCTCGCCAGCATGGCCCGCAACGCACTGAACCGCACGCCACCACTGGGCTTCTTCCGCACCTTCGTGATGGAAAAGGATGGCCAGCAGAACAACATCATCAACCTCAAGGGTCGCGGAACCGCTCCGCTGACCGACCTGATACGCGTGCATGCCCTGGCCTGCGGCTCCAAGGCGCAGAACTCGCTGGACCGCCTGGACGCGATCGCGGCCACCAAGCTGCTGACCGAGGACGCCATCACCCAGCTGCGCAACGCCCTGGAATTCCTCTCCATCGTGCGCATCCGCCATCAGGCCATGGACCTGCTCGAAGGACGTGAGCCGGACAATTACATCGAGCCGGAAAAGGTCTCGGCCAGCGAGCGGCATAACCTCAAATCAGCCTTCCAGGTACTGAGCAACGCGCAGCAATTCCTGCGCTTCCGCTACCCGGGCCAGCTGCAAAGCCGGCCCTTATGA
- a CDS encoding BCCT family transporter: protein MATNPGKNTAPAVEAIPAPTGAANLIDTDYVIGQDNITRKFFDVHGKVFIISALTIVLFVVVTLAMRADVEPMFTALRDWLTSHLAWFFLGSANIFVLLCLGLIISPLGRVRLGGREATPDYSYAGWFSMLFAAGMGIGLMFYGVAEPMSHFSTALGGTTVENGVRTDWAPLGAAAGDAKAAASLSMAATIFHWGLHPWAVYAIVALALALFSFNKGLPLSIRSIFYPLLGERVWGWPGHIVDILAVFATLFGLATSLGLGAQQAAAGLEFLFNMPNTDTSKVLLVIGITVIALMSVLAGLDKGVKRLSEFNMVLALLLLLFIIIAGPTLAIVTGFFSNLGSYLAYLPALSNPVGRADVNFSQGWTAFYWAWWISWSPFVGMFIARVSRGRSVREFLTAVLLVPSLVSVLWMTAFGGTALGQFVTDGFTGVQDAALELKLFAMLGQLPWTEISSFIGIVLVVVFFVTSSDSGSLVIDTITAGGKVNAPVPQRAFWAILQGAVAISLLLGGGLVALQAMAVSTGLPFTVVLLVGCVSIVKGLMSEPR from the coding sequence GTGGCGACTAATCCTGGGAAAAACACGGCACCCGCCGTGGAGGCCATCCCCGCCCCGACCGGGGCGGCCAACCTGATCGATACCGACTACGTCATCGGTCAGGACAACATCACACGGAAGTTCTTCGACGTACACGGCAAGGTGTTCATCATCTCCGCATTGACCATCGTGCTCTTCGTGGTCGTGACATTGGCGATGCGCGCCGATGTCGAGCCGATGTTCACCGCGCTTCGCGACTGGCTGACCAGCCATCTGGCCTGGTTCTTTCTCGGCTCGGCGAATATTTTCGTCCTGCTGTGCCTGGGTCTGATCATCTCGCCCCTGGGCAGGGTGCGCCTGGGGGGTAGAGAGGCGACCCCGGATTACTCCTACGCGGGCTGGTTCTCCATGCTGTTCGCCGCCGGCATGGGCATCGGTCTGATGTTCTACGGGGTAGCCGAGCCCATGTCCCACTTCTCCACGGCACTGGGGGGAACCACGGTGGAGAATGGCGTGCGCACCGACTGGGCACCATTGGGCGCCGCTGCCGGTGATGCCAAGGCCGCCGCCAGCCTGAGCATGGCCGCGACGATCTTCCACTGGGGCCTGCACCCCTGGGCGGTCTACGCGATCGTGGCGCTGGCGCTGGCGCTGTTCTCCTTCAACAAAGGCTTGCCGCTGAGCATCCGCTCGATCTTCTATCCGCTGCTCGGCGAGCGGGTGTGGGGATGGCCTGGGCATATCGTCGATATCCTGGCCGTGTTCGCGACGCTGTTCGGTCTGGCGACCTCGTTGGGCCTGGGCGCCCAGCAAGCGGCGGCCGGTCTCGAATTCCTCTTCAACATGCCCAATACCGACACCAGCAAGGTCCTTCTGGTCATCGGTATTACGGTGATCGCGCTGATGTCCGTGCTGGCGGGCCTGGACAAGGGGGTCAAGCGCCTGTCCGAGTTCAACATGGTGCTGGCGCTGCTGCTGCTGTTGTTCATCATCATCGCTGGGCCGACGCTGGCCATCGTCACCGGTTTCTTCAGCAACCTGGGCAGTTACCTGGCCTACCTGCCGGCGCTGTCGAACCCGGTCGGTCGTGCCGATGTGAACTTCAGCCAAGGCTGGACGGCGTTCTACTGGGCCTGGTGGATCAGCTGGTCGCCCTTCGTCGGTATGTTCATCGCCCGCGTCAGCCGCGGCCGTTCCGTGCGTGAGTTCCTGACGGCAGTGCTGCTGGTGCCGTCGCTGGTCTCGGTGCTGTGGATGACTGCGTTCGGCGGCACCGCCCTCGGCCAGTTCGTTACCGATGGCTTCACCGGGGTGCAGGATGCGGCGCTGGAGTTGAAGCTGTTCGCCATGCTCGGCCAGTTGCCCTGGACTGAAATCAGCTCCTTTATCGGCATCGTGCTGGTGGTGGTGTTCTTCGTCACCTCGTCGGACTCCGGCTCTCTGGTCATCGACACCATCACCGCTGGCGGCAAGGTCAACGCGCCGGTGCCTCAGCGGGCCTTCTGGGCCATTCTGCAGGGCGCTGTGGCCATTTCCCTGCTGCTCGGGGGCGGTCTGGTGGCGTTGCAGGCCATGGCGGTCTCGACCGGGCTGCCGTTCACCGTCGTGCTGCTGGTCGGCTGCGTGTCGATCGTCAAAGGCTTGATGAGTGAGCCGCGCTAG
- a CDS encoding 3'-5' exonuclease — translation MKRNGRTPAPDWPNLFAQLAQTTRDPRLARFYQAGTVSADTPLEQAPLLALDVETTGLDSQRDSIVSLGLVPFDLNRIRCREASYWVVKPICELSSQSVTFHHITHSDISDAPRLASVLDELLTLMAGKIMVVHYRNIERGFLDQAMRHLLGEGLQFPVIDTMQLEARLHPRRRRPGWLRHLLGKQRPVSIRLADSRLRYGLPLYQAHHALADALATAELLQAQAASHYPPTTPVGELWN, via the coding sequence ATGAAGCGCAACGGACGCACGCCAGCCCCCGACTGGCCCAACCTGTTCGCCCAGCTGGCGCAGACGACCCGCGACCCGCGCCTGGCGCGCTTCTATCAGGCCGGCACGGTGAGCGCCGACACCCCGCTGGAGCAGGCGCCGCTGCTGGCCCTGGACGTCGAAACCACCGGCCTGGACAGCCAGCGCGACTCGATCGTCAGCCTCGGTCTGGTGCCCTTCGATCTGAATCGTATCCGCTGCCGCGAGGCCAGCTACTGGGTGGTCAAACCCATCTGCGAACTGAGCAGCCAGTCGGTCACCTTTCACCACATCACTCACTCGGATATCAGCGATGCGCCAAGACTGGCCTCGGTGCTCGACGAATTGCTCACCCTCATGGCGGGCAAGATCATGGTGGTGCACTACCGCAACATCGAGCGCGGGTTTCTCGACCAGGCGATGCGTCATCTCCTGGGGGAAGGACTGCAGTTCCCGGTGATCGACACCATGCAGCTGGAAGCCCGCCTGCATCCGCGCCGACGCCGCCCTGGCTGGCTGCGCCACCTACTCGGTAAACAGCGGCCGGTATCGATCCGCCTGGCCGACAGCCGCCTGCGCTACGGCTTGCCGCTGTACCAGGCCCACCATGCGCTGGCCGACGCCCTGGCCACCGCCGAGCTGTTGCAGGCACAGGCCGCCTCGCACTATCCCCCGACGACGCCGGTTGGCGAGCTCTGGAACTAA
- a CDS encoding L-serine ammonia-lyase, with amino-acid sequence MSLSVFDLFKIGIGPSSSHTVGPMRAALRFAEGLRDDELLATTERVRVELYGSLGATGKGHGSDKAVILGLEGELPEEVDTSSIPQRMAAIRASHELRLLGEKLIRFEVSNDLQFIRKPLAYHPNGMILRAFDAAGLQLRSREYYSVGGGFVVDEQAAGSDRIVEDRTPLPYPFRSASELLTLCSEHGLSISELMLANEAVWRPDAETRAGLLKIWQVMQECVKAGCRTEGVMPGGLKVQRRAAGLYRQLSEHPEASLRDSLSVLDWVDLYALAVNEENAAGGRVVTAPTNGAAGIIPALLHYYVRFIRGANEDGVVRFLLTAAAIGILYKENASISGAEVGCQGEVGVACSMGAGALCEVLGGTPQQVENAAEIGMEHNLGLTCDPVGGLVQVPCIERNAMGAVKAINAARMALRGDGSHFISLDKVIRTMRQTGADMKSKYKETARGGLAVNIIEC; translated from the coding sequence ATGTCACTCAGCGTTTTCGACCTGTTCAAGATCGGCATCGGGCCGTCCAGTTCGCACACGGTGGGGCCGATGCGCGCAGCACTGCGATTTGCCGAGGGCCTGCGCGATGACGAGCTGCTCGCGACTACCGAGCGCGTCAGAGTCGAGCTCTATGGTTCGCTCGGGGCGACCGGCAAGGGCCACGGCAGCGACAAGGCAGTGATCCTCGGACTCGAAGGCGAGCTGCCGGAGGAAGTCGATACCAGCAGCATTCCCCAGCGCATGGCCGCGATTCGCGCCTCGCACGAACTGCGTCTGCTGGGCGAAAAGCTCATCCGATTCGAAGTCAGCAACGACCTGCAGTTCATCCGCAAACCGCTGGCGTACCACCCCAACGGCATGATCCTGCGTGCCTTCGACGCTGCCGGCTTGCAACTGCGCAGCCGTGAGTACTATTCGGTAGGCGGTGGTTTCGTCGTCGACGAGCAGGCCGCCGGCAGTGATCGCATCGTCGAGGATCGCACGCCCCTGCCCTACCCGTTCCGCAGCGCCAGCGAACTGCTGACCCTGTGCAGCGAGCATGGACTGTCAATCAGCGAACTGATGCTGGCCAACGAGGCGGTATGGCGCCCTGACGCCGAGACCCGCGCCGGCCTGCTGAAGATCTGGCAAGTGATGCAGGAGTGCGTCAAGGCCGGTTGCCGCACCGAAGGCGTAATGCCCGGTGGGCTCAAAGTGCAACGACGCGCGGCGGGGCTGTACCGTCAGCTCAGCGAGCACCCCGAAGCCAGCCTGCGCGACTCGCTCAGCGTCCTCGACTGGGTCGACCTGTATGCCTTGGCGGTCAACGAGGAGAATGCCGCCGGTGGTCGCGTGGTCACGGCACCGACCAATGGCGCGGCGGGCATCATCCCCGCGCTGCTTCATTACTACGTTCGCTTCATCCGCGGCGCCAACGAAGACGGCGTCGTGCGCTTTCTGCTCACGGCCGCGGCGATTGGCATCCTCTACAAAGAGAACGCTTCGATCTCCGGCGCCGAGGTCGGGTGCCAAGGCGAGGTTGGCGTGGCGTGCTCGATGGGCGCGGGTGCGCTCTGCGAGGTGCTGGGCGGCACCCCACAACAGGTCGAGAATGCCGCGGAGATCGGCATGGAACACAACCTGGGACTGACCTGCGACCCGGTTGGCGGACTGGTACAGGTGCCCTGCATCGAGCGTAATGCGATGGGCGCGGTCAAAGCGATCAACGCGGCACGAATGGCGCTGCGGGGCGACGGCAGCCACTTCATTTCGCTGGACAAGGTGATCCGCACCATGCGCCAGACCGGCGCCGACATGAAGAGTAAATACAAGGAAACGGCGCGCGGCGGGCTGGCGGTCAACATCATCGAGTGTTGA